In Mustelus asterias chromosome 16, sMusAst1.hap1.1, whole genome shotgun sequence, one DNA window encodes the following:
- the htr4 gene encoding 5-hydroxytryptamine receptor 4 isoform X1, which produces MDEAVLNESTSDGEPHEVPGFSTLQKTVLITFLSAIMIMTILGNLLVMVAVCKDRQLRKIKTNYFIVSLAFADLLVSVMVMPFGAIELIQENWIYGDRFCLVRTSLDVLLTTASILHLCCISLDRYYAICCQPLVYRNKMTPLCVTLMLGGCWIIPSFISFLPIMQGWNIIGIQELVEERKFSNDSNAKCIFMVNKPYAITCSVVAFYIPLILMVLAYQRIYVTAREHAHQIEMLKRAGTSTDSGQQADHPGNHRMKTETKAAKTLCIIMGCFCLCWAPFFITNIVDPFINYSVPDQLWTACLWLGYINSGLNPFLYAYLNRSFRRAFLRILCCGERYRRSSLLGQTIPCSTTTINGSAHVLRYTVLQNGHLQEHENLSLQTDTQS; this is translated from the exons TACGAGTGATGGCGAGCCACATGAAGTCCCTGGTTTCTCTACGCTTCAGAAGACAGTTCTCATCACGTTTCTTTCAGCTATTATGATAATGACTATTTTGGGAAATCTACTGGTTATGGTAGCTGTATGCAAAGACAGACAGCTACG GAAAATCAAGACCAATTACTTTATTGTCTCTTTGGCATTCGCTGATCTGCTTGTTTCAGTCATGGTCATGCCTTTTGGAGCGATTGAACTAATACAGGAAAACTGGATATATGGAGATAGGTTTTGTCTCGTCCGAACTTCGTTAGATGTCCTGCTTACTACAGCATCTATCCTTCATCTGTGCTGCATTTCTTTAGATAG gtactacgccatttgttgtcaACCTCTGGTTTATAGGAATAAAATGACACCCTTGTGTGTTACTTTAATGCTCGGGGGTTGTTGGATTATCCCATCATTCATTTCATTCCTACCTATCATGCAAGGCTGGAACATCATTGGAATACAGGAACTG GTAGAAGAAAGAAAATTCAGCAATGACTCAAATGCAAAATGTATTTTCATGGTGAACAAACCTTATGCCATAACTTGCTCAGTTGTAGCATTTTACATACCTCTTATTTTAATGGTACTGGCATACCAAAGGATATATGTGACAGCCAGAGAGCATGCCCATCAGATTGAAATGTTGAAACGTGCAGGTACCTCAACGGACTCTGGGCAACAAGCTGACCATCCAGGCAACCACAGAATGAAGACTGAAACCAAAGCAGCCAAAACCTTGTGTATTATTATGGGATGCTTTTGCCTCTGCTGGGCACCATTTTTCATCACAAATATCGTGGACCCATTTATAAACTACTCTGTTCCAGACCAGCTATGGACAGCCTGCCTATGGCTCGGATACATTAATTCGGGGTTGAATCCATTCCTCTACGCTTATCTGAACAGGTCCTTCAGGCGTGCCTTCCTGAGAATTCTGTGCTGCGGTGAACGGTACAGGCGATCCTCTTTACTGGGACAGACTATACCATGCTCCACCACAACAATCAATGGGTCAGCTCACGTATTGAG
- the htr4 gene encoding 5-hydroxytryptamine receptor 4 isoform X2: MDEAVLNESTSDGEPHEVPGFSTLQKTVLITFLSAIMIMTILGNLLVMVAVCKDRQLRKIKTNYFIVSLAFADLLVSVMVMPFGAIELIQENWIYGDRFCLVRTSLDVLLTTASILHLCCISLDRYYAICCQPLVYRNKMTPLCVTLMLGGCWIIPSFISFLPIMQGWNIIGIQELVEERKFSNDSNAKCIFMVNKPYAITCSVVAFYIPLILMVLAYQRIYVTAREHAHQIEMLKRAGTSTDSGQQADHPGNHRMKTETKAAKTLCIIMGCFCLCWAPFFITNIVDPFINYSVPDQLWTACLWLGYINSGLNPFLYAYLNRSFRRAFLRILCCGERYRRSSLLGQTIPCSTTTINGSAHVLSGCSAISKLLLQFCNHPEPV; encoded by the exons TACGAGTGATGGCGAGCCACATGAAGTCCCTGGTTTCTCTACGCTTCAGAAGACAGTTCTCATCACGTTTCTTTCAGCTATTATGATAATGACTATTTTGGGAAATCTACTGGTTATGGTAGCTGTATGCAAAGACAGACAGCTACG GAAAATCAAGACCAATTACTTTATTGTCTCTTTGGCATTCGCTGATCTGCTTGTTTCAGTCATGGTCATGCCTTTTGGAGCGATTGAACTAATACAGGAAAACTGGATATATGGAGATAGGTTTTGTCTCGTCCGAACTTCGTTAGATGTCCTGCTTACTACAGCATCTATCCTTCATCTGTGCTGCATTTCTTTAGATAG gtactacgccatttgttgtcaACCTCTGGTTTATAGGAATAAAATGACACCCTTGTGTGTTACTTTAATGCTCGGGGGTTGTTGGATTATCCCATCATTCATTTCATTCCTACCTATCATGCAAGGCTGGAACATCATTGGAATACAGGAACTG GTAGAAGAAAGAAAATTCAGCAATGACTCAAATGCAAAATGTATTTTCATGGTGAACAAACCTTATGCCATAACTTGCTCAGTTGTAGCATTTTACATACCTCTTATTTTAATGGTACTGGCATACCAAAGGATATATGTGACAGCCAGAGAGCATGCCCATCAGATTGAAATGTTGAAACGTGCAGGTACCTCAACGGACTCTGGGCAACAAGCTGACCATCCAGGCAACCACAGAATGAAGACTGAAACCAAAGCAGCCAAAACCTTGTGTATTATTATGGGATGCTTTTGCCTCTGCTGGGCACCATTTTTCATCACAAATATCGTGGACCCATTTATAAACTACTCTGTTCCAGACCAGCTATGGACAGCCTGCCTATGGCTCGGATACATTAATTCGGGGTTGAATCCATTCCTCTACGCTTATCTGAACAGGTCCTTCAGGCGTGCCTTCCTGAGAATTCTGTGCTGCGGTGAACGGTACAGGCGATCCTCTTTACTGGGACAGACTATACCATGCTCCACCACAACAATCAATGGGTCAGCTCACGTATTGAG